The following nucleotide sequence is from Melioribacteraceae bacterium.
AAACGTTAATAGGTGATTCCTTTTCGATTATTCCGCCTTGAGGATTTGCCTGAGTAGGTTTTGAATGTCTTTTACGAATATTCACACCTTCAATAATAACACGGTTATCCTGTGGATAAACTTTAAGAACTTTTCCGGTTTTCCCCTTAAAGTTGCCTGAAATTACTAAAACAGTATCATCTTTATGAATTTTCATTTTTAACCTATATCTTATAAAACTTCTGGAGCAAGTGAAATTATTTTCATGAATTTTTTATCTCTGAGTTCTCGCGCAACAGGTCCAAAAATACGAGTACCCCTAGGTTCATTTTGAGCGTTCAATAGAACTGCTGCATTTTCATCAAATCTGATGTAAGAACCATCATCACGTTTTACTTCTTTTTTTGTTCTTACAATAACGGCTCTGGATACTTCACCTTTTTTTACTCCGCCGCCGGGCATCGCAGCTTTAACGGAAACTACTATTAAGTCTCCAACGCTTGCGTATCTTCTATTACTTCCGCCAAGAACTCTGATGCAACGAACTTTTTTTGCACCCGAATTATCTGCTACTGTTAAATTTGTTTCTTCTTGGATCATTTCAAATACACTCCTTAAAAGAAGCTATTATTTAGCTTTTTCCACAATTTCTACTAAACGCCATTTTTTATTTTTACTATATGGCCTGCATTCTTGAATTTTTACGGTATCACCAATTCCACATTCATTGTTTTCATCATGAAACATAATTCGCGTGGTTTTCTTAAAATATTTTCTATAAAGAGGGTGAGCCATTCTTCTTTCAATAGCTACTATTCCGCTTCTTTCCATACTATTGGAAACTACTTGCCCAATTTTTGTTTTTCTTCTTCCTCTTATCTGTTCCATTAACTTCTAGAACTCCTATTTATTTTCTTTAGCAGTTTTTTGTTCTTCTAATTCTCTTTCACGAAGAACAGTTTTCATTTTTGCGATATCACGACGAACTTCTTTCAACTTACCAGTATTGGTTAACTGTTTTAATTCATGTTGAAAACGCATATCAACCATGTTCTTTTCTTCATCAGCGATTCTTTTTAAGATTTCATCGGTTTTCATTTCTCTTATTTCGTAAATCTTCATTGCTTTGTCCTAAAATTATTTTGATTCGTAATCTGGTCTAGTAACTGATTTTGTTTTAATAGGCAATTTGTGAGAAGCTAATTTAAGAGCGTCCATTGCAACTTCTCTTGAAACCCCCGAAACCTCAAACATAATTCTACCGGGTTTAACAACTGCAACCCAAAATTCCGGAGCTCCTTTACCTTTACCCATTCTAGTTTCGAGCGGTTTCTTTGTAACCGGTTTATCCGGGAAAATTCTGATCCAAACTTTACCATCTCTTTTCATTTTACGTGAAAGAGCAACACGACATGCTTCGATTTGTCTACTTGTAATCCAACCAGCTTCCATAGCCTTTAGACCAAAATCACCAAAACCTACTTTACTTCCTCTATAAGCTTTTCCGCGTCTTCTACCACGATGCGCTTTTCTATATTTTACTCTTTTGGGCATTAACATGAGAAAAAACTCCTATTCACTTTAATCGGATAAACGTTTTCCTAAAATCTCTCCACGGCAGATCCAAACTTTTATACCTATTGCACCGTAGATTGTAAATGATGTTGATGTTGCATAATCTATATCAGCTCTTAATGTATGAAGAGGAATTCTTCCTTCTTTATACTGTTCGGTACGGGCCATTTCAGCACCTCCGAGACGACCAGAGCACATAATTTTAATTCCTTCAGCTCCCATTCTCATCGCCGATGTTATTGCTGATTTCATCGCACGTCTAAATGATATACGACCTTGCAATTGTTGAGCAATGTTATCTGCAACAAGTTGTGCGTCTAACTCAGGTCTTTTAATTTCAGTTATCTGTACTTTAACTTCTTTATCAGTTACCTTTTTCAATTCTTCTTCGAGTTGGGCAATTTCTTTTCCGCTTTTACCAATAACAACACCAGGACGTGACGTGTGAATTGTTAGAATAACATTTTTTGATGTACGATCAATTACTATTCTCGCAATTCCTGCTTTCTTCAGCCTATTCTTAATATAGTTTCTGAGCTTTCGATCTTCTTCCAACTTAGCAGCATAACTGCCGTTTTCATACCAGTTGGATTCCCATCCTCGAATAACACCAACTCTAAAACCTACTGGATTAACTTTCTGACCCAAAAAATCCTCCTGAGTTTTTAACTTTTTGTTCCAACAACCACTGTTAGGTGGTTTGATCTCTTTCTTACTCTATATGCTCTGCCCATTGGTGCAGGTAGCATTCTTTTTAATGTAGGACCTTGATTTACAAAAGCTTCTTTTACAACTAATTTTGCAATATCAACTTTTTCGTCTTCGGTCTTATTGTATAAGTTCGCCACAGCACTTCTCAGAACTTTTTCTGCATCTTTTGAAGCATGCTTTGTATTGAAATGCAAAATTTCAATAGCTTGTTCAACAGATTTACCTCTAATAAGATCAACAACTAATCTCATTTTACGAGGAGATGAACTTATATAACGATGTGTTGCTTTAGCTTCCATTAAATGTCCTCAATCACTTTACTTTACTTTTGCCTTTTCAGCTTTAGTTCCGGGATGCCCTCTAAAAATTCTAGTAGGGGCAAATTCACCAAGTTTATGACCAACCATGTTTTCCGAAATATAAACCGGAATCATTTTATTGCCATTGTGAACTGCAATTGTGTGACCAACAAACTCGGGTGAGATTGTACTTGTTCTCGACCAAGTTTTGACGATCTTTTTTTGATTCTTCTCATTAAGTTGTTGAACTTTTTTGAGAAGTTTTACGCTTATAAACGGTCCTTTTTTAACTGATCTTGGCATATGTTAAACTCTAGCTTTTTCTTCTTTTAACGATGTATTTATTAGATGGATTTTTTCTTTTTCTAGTTTTCAATCCTTTAGCTTTTTGACCCCATGGAGAAACCGGATGTCCGCCACCCGAAGTTCTGCCTTCACCACCACCCATCGGGTGATCGACTGGGTTCATAACAACACCACGTACTTTAGGTCTTCTACCAAGCCAACGTGAGCGGCCTGCTTTACCTAAACTAATATTTTCATGAACTGAATTTCCAACAGAACCAATGGTAGCCATACATTCCAGACTAACCATTCTTACTTCGCCTGAAGGTAATTTAATCTGACCATATTTACCTTCTTTAGCATTTAATGAAATTTCTGTACCAGCAGAGCGACCAATTTGTGCGCCTTTGCCCGGTTTCAATTCAATATTATGGACAATTGTACCAACTGGAATATCTTTTAACTTAAGTGCATTGCCTGTTTTAATATCAGCTTTGGCACCTGATATAATTGTATCACCAACATTTAATCCGTTCGGAGCAATTATATATCTCTTTTCGCCATCAGCATAATTCAATAATGCAATTCTAGCTGATCTATTCGGATCATATTCAATTGAGAAAACTTTTGCTGGTATATCCTGTTTGTCTCTTTTAAAATCAATAATTCTGTAACGTCTCTTATGTCCGCCACCAATATGACGCGAAGTGATTCTACCTTTGTTGTTTCTACCACCGGATTTTTTGAGAGCAGTAGTCAAAGACTTTTCTGGAGTATCTTTCGTGACTGCATCAAAAGCAGAGAAAGACATGAATCTTGTTCCGGGTGTATTTGGTTTTAATTTTCTAATAGCCATTTACTAAACTCCAATTCCTTATGCTTCACCGAATAGATCAATTTTTTGACCTTCTTTCAACTGTACAATTGCTTTTTTGAAACGAGGGGTTTTACCACTGAATCTACCTTTTTTGGTAAACTGTGTCTTGGTTTTACCTTTGTATTTCATTGTGTTAACCTCAACAACGTCAACATCGAACTTTACTTTGAGAGCTTTTGCGATCTCAATTTTGTTAGCATTGTAGTCAACTATAAAACCGTATTTCGATTGTTCTTTCTCTGAAATCTCGGTCATCTTTTCAGTTATTAAAGGTCTTATTAAAACATTTCGCATTTCTAAACCAACTAATTAGTTTAATGAATTCTGAATTTCTTCTACAGCACTCTTTTGTAACAATACTAATTGATTATTAACCAAATCATAAGTTGATGCATTAGATGCTTGTAGTATATTTAATTTTGGAACGTTTCTTCCTGATAAATAAACTTTTTCCCGAGATCCTGCTGTAAGTAATAAAGTTTTTTTACCATTAACATTTAACGAACTTAAAATGTTTACCAACTCTTTTGTTTTAGGTGAATCAAAATCAAAATCCTCAACTACCATTATTTGTTCAGCCTTGGCTTTGTATGAAAGAGCGGATTTTCTGGCTAATTGTAGAACTTTTTTATTCAATTTTTGCCTGTAGTTACGTGGTCTCGGTCCAAAAATTGTTCCTCCACCGACCCATAAAGGAGATCTAGATGTGCCGGCTCTTGCTCCGCCTCTTCCTTTTTGTTTCCATGGCTTTTTACCACCGCCTCTAACTTCAGCTCTTTCTTTAGCTTTATGAGTACCTTGGCGTTGATTTGCAAGATAAGTTTTAACAGCTAAATAAATTACATGATCATTCGGCTCAATTCCGAAGATATCATCTGATAGTTCAACCTTGCTGCTTGATTTTGTACCATCTATTTTATAGACATCAACTTTCATTTCTTTACCACTACTTATTAATTTCAACAAGTGAATTAATTGAACCTGGAACTGCTCCCTTTACAAGAATTACATTCTTTTCGGGGATTACTTTTATAACTCTAAGATTAGATACTGTAACTTTTTCATAACCTGTTCTTCCGGCCATTCTAGTACCTTTAAAGACTCTAGAGGGATCAGAACTTGAACCAATTGAACCGGGAGCTCTAAGTCGATCGCTTTGACCGTGAGTTGTACCACCAACACCACCGAATCCATGTCGTCTCATCACACCCTGAAATCCTTTACCTTTACTTA
It contains:
- the rplV gene encoding 50S ribosomal protein L22 produces the protein MEAKATHRYISSSPRKMRLVVDLIRGKSVEQAIEILHFNTKHASKDAEKVLRSAVANLYNKTEDEKVDIAKLVVKEAFVNQGPTLKRMLPAPMGRAYRVRKRSNHLTVVVGTKS
- the rpmC gene encoding 50S ribosomal protein L29 encodes the protein MKIYEIREMKTDEILKRIADEEKNMVDMRFQHELKQLTNTGKLKEVRRDIAKMKTVLRERELEEQKTAKENK
- the rplN gene encoding 50S ribosomal protein L14, which encodes MIQEETNLTVADNSGAKKVRCIRVLGGSNRRYASVGDLIVVSVKAAMPGGGVKKGEVSRAVIVRTKKEVKRDDGSYIRFDENAAVLLNAQNEPRGTRIFGPVARELRDKKFMKIISLAPEVL
- the rplD gene encoding 50S ribosomal protein L4, translated to MKVDVYKIDGTKSSSKVELSDDIFGIEPNDHVIYLAVKTYLANQRQGTHKAKERAEVRGGGKKPWKQKGRGGARAGTSRSPLWVGGGTIFGPRPRNYRQKLNKKVLQLARKSALSYKAKAEQIMVVEDFDFDSPKTKELVNILSSLNVNGKKTLLLTAGSREKVYLSGRNVPKLNILQASNASTYDLVNNQLVLLQKSAVEEIQNSLN
- the rplW gene encoding 50S ribosomal protein L23 — protein: MRNVLIRPLITEKMTEISEKEQSKYGFIVDYNANKIEIAKALKVKFDVDVVEVNTMKYKGKTKTQFTKKGRFSGKTPRFKKAIVQLKEGQKIDLFGEA
- the rplP gene encoding 50S ribosomal protein L16, whose amino-acid sequence is MLMPKRVKYRKAHRGRRRGKAYRGSKVGFGDFGLKAMEAGWITSRQIEACRVALSRKMKRDGKVWIRIFPDKPVTKKPLETRMGKGKGAPEFWVAVVKPGRIMFEVSGVSREVAMDALKLASHKLPIKTKSVTRPDYESK
- the rplX gene encoding 50S ribosomal protein L24, translated to MKIHKDDTVLVISGNFKGKTGKVLKVYPQDNRVIIEGVNIRKRHSKPTQANPQGGIIEKESPINVSNVMVVDPKSGEATRVGKKIIIDDKTGKKKSVRISKVSGEMLS
- the rplB gene encoding 50S ribosomal protein L2; its protein translation is MAIRKLKPNTPGTRFMSFSAFDAVTKDTPEKSLTTALKKSGGRNNKGRITSRHIGGGHKRRYRIIDFKRDKQDIPAKVFSIEYDPNRSARIALLNYADGEKRYIIAPNGLNVGDTIISGAKADIKTGNALKLKDIPVGTIVHNIELKPGKGAQIGRSAGTEISLNAKEGKYGQIKLPSGEVRMVSLECMATIGSVGNSVHENISLGKAGRSRWLGRRPKVRGVVMNPVDHPMGGGEGRTSGGGHPVSPWGQKAKGLKTRKRKNPSNKYIVKRRKS
- the rpsQ gene encoding 30S ribosomal protein S17; the encoded protein is MRGRRKTKIGQVVSNSMERSGIVAIERRMAHPLYRKYFKKTTRIMFHDENNECGIGDTVKIQECRPYSKNKKWRLVEIVEKAK
- the rpsS gene encoding 30S ribosomal protein S19; translated protein: MPRSVKKGPFISVKLLKKVQQLNEKNQKKIVKTWSRTSTISPEFVGHTIAVHNGNKMIPVYISENMVGHKLGEFAPTRIFRGHPGTKAEKAKVK
- the rpsC gene encoding 30S ribosomal protein S3 — protein: MGQKVNPVGFRVGVIRGWESNWYENGSYAAKLEEDRKLRNYIKNRLKKAGIARIVIDRTSKNVILTIHTSRPGVVIGKSGKEIAQLEEELKKVTDKEVKVQITEIKRPELDAQLVADNIAQQLQGRISFRRAMKSAITSAMRMGAEGIKIMCSGRLGGAEMARTEQYKEGRIPLHTLRADIDYATSTSFTIYGAIGIKVWICRGEILGKRLSD